A stretch of Candidatus Methylomirabilota bacterium DNA encodes these proteins:
- a CDS encoding aminopeptidase P N-terminal domain-containing protein, translating to MATRDLEPFADRRLRFAAALGDAIAVVPGAQEVRRNGDVNYEFRQSSDFFFLTGFDEPDAVAVINPAHAKERYVLFVRPRDREMETWNGRRAGVEGAVATYGADAAYPIEALDEKLRDYLIGRSTLFYRLGNAAFDGRITRLVVELRAARARGLQAPVALEDPGPILHEMRLRRSPAELARHRRACAISRDAHIEAMRYARPGLYEYQVQAALEFVFRASGSPRNGYPSIVASGPNACVLHYTENTRRLEDGDLLLIDAGCEYGYHSADITRTFPVNGRFTPPQRAIYGLVLKAQLAGIAAARPGARYEAVHEAARRVLAEGLVGLGLVPRGLEDTLAMHHYREFYMHGTGHWLGMDVHDVGDYRIDGKSRVLEPGMVFTVEPGLYFDLERETATFHLREYSEDEMWERRLRLGMAAAKRLEEEEKAKAEKVLHPIPGEFRGIGVRIEDDVLVTEDGSEVLTAGTPKTVDEIERVCAEPPRLPR from the coding sequence ATGGCGACACGCGACCTCGAGCCGTTCGCGGACCGCCGGCTGCGCTTCGCCGCCGCGCTCGGCGACGCGATCGCGGTCGTGCCCGGCGCGCAGGAGGTCCGGCGCAACGGCGACGTCAACTACGAGTTCCGCCAGAGCTCCGATTTCTTCTTCCTCACGGGCTTCGACGAGCCCGACGCCGTCGCGGTCATCAATCCGGCGCACGCCAAGGAGCGCTACGTCCTCTTCGTGCGCCCGCGCGACCGCGAGATGGAGACCTGGAACGGCCGGCGCGCGGGCGTCGAGGGCGCGGTCGCGACCTACGGCGCCGACGCGGCGTACCCGATCGAGGCCCTCGACGAGAAGCTCCGCGACTACCTGATCGGCCGCTCGACGCTCTTCTACCGCCTCGGCAACGCGGCGTTCGACGGGCGGATCACGCGGCTCGTCGTCGAGCTGCGGGCGGCCCGCGCGCGCGGCCTGCAGGCACCGGTCGCGCTCGAGGACCCGGGGCCGATCCTCCACGAGATGCGCCTGCGCCGCTCGCCCGCCGAGCTCGCGCGGCACCGGCGCGCGTGCGCGATCAGCCGCGACGCGCACATCGAGGCGATGCGCTACGCGCGCCCCGGCCTCTACGAGTACCAGGTACAGGCGGCGCTCGAGTTCGTCTTCCGCGCGAGCGGCTCGCCGCGCAACGGTTACCCGTCCATCGTCGCGTCCGGCCCGAACGCCTGCGTCCTCCACTACACCGAGAACACGCGGCGCCTGGAGGACGGCGACCTGCTGCTGATCGACGCCGGCTGCGAGTACGGCTACCACTCCGCCGACATCACGCGCACGTTCCCCGTCAACGGCCGCTTCACGCCCCCGCAGCGGGCGATCTACGGGCTCGTGCTGAAGGCGCAGCTCGCGGGCATCGCCGCGGCGCGGCCCGGCGCCCGCTACGAGGCGGTGCACGAGGCGGCGCGCCGCGTGCTGGCAGAGGGGCTCGTCGGGCTCGGGCTCGTGCCGCGCGGGCTCGAGGACACGCTCGCGATGCACCACTACCGCGAGTTCTACATGCACGGCACCGGCCACTGGCTCGGCATGGACGTCCACGACGTCGGCGACTACCGGATCGACGGCAAGTCGCGCGTGCTCGAGCCTGGCATGGTCTTCACCGTCGAGCCCGGCCTCTACTTCGATCTCGAGCGCGAGACCGCGACCTTCCACCTCCGCGAGTACAGCGAGGACGAGATGTGGGAGCGGCGCCTCCGCCTCGGCATGGCGGCGGCGAAGCGGCTCGAGGAGGAGGAGAAGGCGAAGGCCGAGAAGGTCCTCCACCCGATCCCGGGGGAATTTCGCGGGATCGGCGTCCGCATCGAGGACGACGTGCTCGTCACCGAGGACGGCTCGGAGGTGCTCACCGCGGGCACGCCGAAGACCGTGGACGAGATCGAGCGCGTCTGCGCCGAGCCCCCGCGCCTGCCGCGCTGA
- a CDS encoding TonB-dependent receptor, giving the protein MRARPVPTLAVLLLLVPAAAAQEPAPAARLPEVRVTAPAPAGSLLDLTTPGRVDRLGEEEIRGARPSALPDVLERLPGVTLQNEQGSRFQPNLSLRGFGVSSVTGLPQGFSVFLDGVRLNEPTVEEVNFDLIPLEDVERIEVIRGPSVLFGRNTLGGAINLVTRRGRETREIVPEAAVGSFGRRDLRLRLGGAARPLDWALSLTDSRDDGYRDFTGGRTSRAFAKVGLDLGGTDLTLSYQYANNRIGQAGSLPEGEARRHPRHNFSPDFFAPELHMATLNSEYRLDERLTLAVNAFVRALDAEQFNKNLIAPNSRLVTRTLSTGGTLQATHDGTLAGRRNVLVGGVEYARHDVRSRTFEEPPGGRTLDADLGDTQDALGVYAQDALTVARDLLVPGSTLVVTVAGRWDSLRHDIADRLGGASGGVHGYDRFNPRAGVTFAPSARLRVYASYAEGFRAPAFLELTCAGPGAVCPGLQVGVAPDPPLNAVTARSYEVGTQARPLAWLDVDLAGFRTDVSDDIFSVAPSGTTGVFFQNVGRTRREGVELALRVRPLEGVETFVNYAFTRATFQDRVELATPLAPGAQTVRPGDSLALVPRHRWNAGVVYRPWPWLALSLDARYVGSQVLRGDEANRHDPMPAYWVTNVGATLRLRAVEAFVSVNNALDERYATFGTFAVNGREAGQPVQRFLSPGPPLNVLAGLRYAF; this is encoded by the coding sequence ATGCGCGCCCGTCCCGTCCCCACGCTGGCCGTCCTGCTCCTGCTCGTTCCCGCCGCGGCGGCCCAGGAGCCCGCGCCGGCGGCGCGCCTGCCCGAAGTGCGCGTGACCGCGCCGGCGCCCGCCGGGTCGCTCCTCGACCTGACGACGCCGGGCCGCGTCGACCGGCTCGGCGAGGAGGAGATCCGGGGCGCGCGTCCCTCGGCGCTGCCCGACGTCCTCGAGCGCCTTCCCGGCGTCACCCTCCAGAACGAGCAGGGCAGCCGCTTCCAGCCGAACCTCTCGCTGCGCGGGTTCGGCGTGTCGTCGGTGACGGGCCTGCCGCAGGGCTTCAGCGTCTTCCTCGACGGCGTGCGGCTCAACGAGCCGACGGTGGAGGAGGTGAACTTCGACCTGATCCCGCTCGAGGACGTCGAGCGCATCGAGGTGATCCGCGGCCCGTCCGTCCTCTTCGGGCGCAACACGCTCGGCGGCGCGATCAACCTGGTCACGCGGCGGGGCCGGGAGACGCGCGAGATCGTCCCCGAGGCCGCGGTCGGGAGCTTCGGCCGCCGCGACCTCCGTCTTCGGCTCGGCGGCGCGGCGCGGCCGCTCGATTGGGCGCTCTCGCTCACCGACTCGCGCGACGACGGCTATCGAGACTTCACCGGCGGCCGCACGTCACGCGCCTTCGCCAAGGTGGGGCTGGACCTCGGCGGCACGGACCTGACGCTCTCCTACCAGTACGCCAACAACCGCATCGGCCAGGCGGGCTCGCTGCCCGAGGGCGAGGCGCGGCGCCACCCGCGGCACAACTTCTCGCCCGACTTCTTCGCGCCCGAGCTCCACATGGCGACGCTGAACAGCGAGTACCGGCTCGACGAGCGGCTGACGCTCGCCGTCAACGCATTCGTCCGCGCGCTCGACGCCGAGCAGTTCAACAAGAACCTGATCGCGCCGAACAGCCGCCTCGTGACCAGGACGCTCTCCACGGGCGGCACGCTCCAGGCGACCCACGACGGCACGCTCGCGGGCCGGCGCAACGTCCTCGTCGGCGGCGTCGAGTACGCGCGCCACGACGTTCGGAGCCGGACGTTCGAGGAGCCGCCGGGAGGCCGCACGCTCGACGCGGACCTCGGCGACACGCAGGACGCGCTCGGCGTGTACGCGCAGGACGCGCTGACGGTGGCCCGCGATCTCCTCGTTCCCGGCTCCACGCTGGTCGTCACGGTGGCCGGGCGCTGGGACAGCCTGCGCCACGACATCGCCGACCGGCTCGGTGGGGCGAGCGGCGGCGTGCACGGCTACGACCGGTTCAATCCGCGCGCCGGCGTCACCTTCGCGCCGAGCGCGCGCCTGCGCGTCTACGCGAGCTACGCCGAGGGCTTCCGCGCCCCGGCGTTCCTCGAGCTCACGTGCGCCGGCCCGGGCGCCGTGTGCCCCGGGCTCCAGGTGGGGGTGGCGCCCGATCCGCCGCTCAACGCGGTGACGGCGCGGAGCTACGAAGTGGGCACGCAGGCGCGGCCCCTCGCCTGGCTCGACGTGGACCTCGCGGGCTTCCGCACGGACGTGAGCGACGACATCTTCTCCGTGGCGCCGTCGGGGACGACGGGCGTGTTCTTCCAGAACGTGGGGAGGACGCGGCGTGAGGGCGTCGAACTCGCCCTCCGCGTGCGCCCCCTCGAGGGCGTCGAGACGTTCGTCAACTACGCGTTCACGCGCGCCACGTTCCAGGATCGCGTCGAGCTGGCGACGCCGCTCGCCCCGGGCGCCCAGACCGTCCGGCCCGGCGACTCGCTCGCGCTCGTCCCGCGGCACCGGTGGAACGCTGGCGTCGTGTACCGGCCGTGGCCTTGGCTCGCGCTGTCGCTGGATGCCCGCTACGTCGGGTCCCAGGTCCTGCGGGGCGACGAGGCGAATCGGCACGACCCGATGCCGGCGTACTGGGTGACGAACGTGGGGGCGACGCTGAGGCTCCGAGCCGTCGAGGCGTTCGTCAGCGTCAACAACGCCCTCGACGAGCGTTACGCGACCTTCGGCACGTTCGCGGTCAACGGGCGCGAGGCCGGGCAGCCGGTCCAGCGCTTCCTGTCGCCGGGCCCCCCGCTGAACGTCCTCGCCGGCCTTCGCTACGCCTTCTAG
- a CDS encoding alpha/beta hydrolase, with protein MTSGGPTGPWTHGFVSVDGVRLHYVRQGAGSPVLLLHGWPGFWYEWAPVIPPLAAHHDVIVPDLRGFAYSDKPDVPPEQGYARDVVAREIGGFARALGLSRVAVVAHDIGATVAQPLARLFPELVTRLVLFDPPYPGIGRRWREPGHTREIWYQIFHTQPWAHELIGASREATRLYLRHFLTHWSGKKDWVTDAELAHWVDAYSQPGALRGGFAYYKAFERLRTTQADLEPKTLRLDVPTLVLWGDSDAILPVAWADRLPEYFSKLTLERIPGVGHFMMREAPERVVSEVRAFLRDAA; from the coding sequence ATGACGAGCGGAGGCCCGACGGGACCGTGGACGCACGGGTTCGTGAGCGTGGACGGGGTGCGCCTGCACTACGTCCGCCAGGGCGCGGGCTCGCCGGTGCTCCTGCTGCACGGCTGGCCGGGCTTCTGGTACGAGTGGGCGCCGGTCATCCCGCCGCTCGCCGCGCACCACGACGTGATCGTGCCCGACCTCCGGGGCTTCGCCTACTCCGACAAGCCCGACGTCCCGCCCGAGCAGGGCTACGCGCGCGACGTCGTTGCCCGCGAGATCGGCGGCTTCGCGCGGGCGCTCGGGCTCTCGCGCGTCGCCGTCGTCGCCCACGACATCGGCGCGACCGTCGCCCAGCCGCTCGCGCGGCTCTTCCCCGAGCTCGTGACGCGGCTCGTGCTGTTCGATCCGCCCTACCCCGGGATCGGGCGCCGCTGGCGCGAGCCGGGCCACACGCGCGAGATCTGGTACCAGATCTTCCACACGCAGCCGTGGGCTCACGAGCTGATCGGCGCGAGCCGCGAGGCGACACGGCTCTACCTGCGCCACTTCCTGACGCACTGGTCGGGCAAGAAGGACTGGGTGACCGACGCGGAGCTCGCGCACTGGGTGGACGCGTACTCGCAGCCGGGCGCGCTGCGCGGCGGCTTCGCGTACTACAAGGCCTTCGAGCGCCTGCGCACGACGCAGGCCGACCTCGAGCCGAAGACCCTCCGCCTCGACGTGCCCACGCTGGTCCTCTGGGGCGACAGCGACGCGATCCTCCCCGTCGCCTGGGCCGACCGGCTCCCCGAGTACTTCTCGAAGCTCACGCTCGAGCGCATCCCCGGCGTCGGCCACTTCATGATGCGCGAGGCGCCCGAGCGCGTCGTGAGCGAGGTCCGCGCGTTCCTGCGGGACGCCGCCTGA
- a CDS encoding phosphotransferase family protein has translation MISTTAEVREQHRFDVDALERFLRARGPGFAGPLAVRQFRGGQSNPTYYLTAGGKEYVLRRKPPGKLLPSAHAVDREYRVITALSTTGFPVPRTHVLCEDDAVIGTAFYLMDCVHGRVITDPAVPDLTPRERTAIYDSLGETLARLHTVDWRQLGLTDFGRPGNYFARQIHRWTQQYRASETEKIEAMERLIAWLPANLPPGDETTLVHGDFRLGNVIIHPTEPRVAAVLDWELSTLGHPLGDLAYNCLPYRFTREWEGLADKNLEDLGLPTEQAYVAAYCRRTGRAGIPEWEWCLAFAMFRLAAIAQGIMGRVVAGTANDPNARERGARARPLAESAWELVAKQAG, from the coding sequence ATGATCTCGACCACCGCGGAGGTCCGCGAGCAGCACCGCTTCGACGTCGACGCGCTCGAGCGCTTCCTGCGCGCGCGCGGGCCGGGCTTCGCGGGCCCGCTCGCCGTGCGGCAGTTCCGCGGCGGCCAGTCGAATCCGACGTACTACCTGACGGCCGGCGGCAAGGAGTACGTCCTGCGCCGCAAGCCCCCGGGCAAGCTCTTGCCCTCCGCGCACGCGGTGGACCGCGAGTACCGCGTGATCACGGCGCTCAGCACGACCGGCTTCCCCGTGCCACGCACCCACGTCCTCTGCGAGGACGACGCGGTCATCGGCACCGCGTTCTACCTCATGGACTGTGTCCACGGGCGCGTCATCACCGACCCGGCGGTCCCCGATCTCACGCCGCGCGAGCGCACCGCGATCTACGATTCGCTGGGCGAGACGCTGGCCCGGCTGCATACCGTAGACTGGCGACAGCTCGGGCTCACGGACTTCGGGCGGCCGGGGAACTACTTCGCGCGCCAGATCCACCGCTGGACCCAGCAGTACCGCGCGTCCGAGACGGAGAAGATCGAGGCGATGGAGCGGCTGATCGCGTGGCTGCCCGCGAACCTCCCGCCCGGCGACGAAACGACGCTCGTCCACGGCGACTTCCGGCTGGGCAACGTCATCATCCATCCGACCGAGCCGCGCGTCGCGGCGGTGCTCGACTGGGAGCTCTCGACGCTCGGTCACCCGCTCGGCGACCTCGCGTACAACTGCCTGCCGTACCGTTTCACGCGCGAGTGGGAGGGGCTCGCGGACAAGAATCTCGAGGACCTGGGGCTTCCGACCGAGCAGGCGTACGTCGCCGCCTACTGCCGGCGGACGGGCCGCGCGGGGATCCCGGAGTGGGAGTGGTGCCTGGCCTTCGCGATGTTCCGGCTGGCCGCGATCGCGCAGGGGATCATGGGGCGCGTCGTCGCCGGCACCGCCAACGACCCGAACGCGCGCGAGCGCGGCGCGCGCGCCCGGCCGCTCGCCGAGTCCGCGTGGGAGCTCGTCGCCAAGCAGGCCGGCTGA
- a CDS encoding thiolase family protein produces the protein MREAVIVASSRTPLAKSFRGSFNLTRPDDLAAHCIKDVLGKVPQLDSKEVEDVILGCGQPHGTQGHNIARVAAVRSGLPVTVGGLTLNRFCSSGLQAIAIAANYVLNDGADVMFGGGVESITMMQRDTSPNPWVKEHIPGIYMVMGDTAEVVAKRYKVGREAQDRYALLSQQRTARAQQEGFFKEELAPVHVTRGILDKKTGEVAGQEPYYVEKDECNRADTTLEGLMALPPHFDKESGQGTVTAGNSSQLSDGASATLVMSMDRAKALGIRPKLVFRGFAVAGCEPDEMGIGPVFAVPKLLGRHGLKVSDIDVWELNEAFASQVVYCRDRLGLDPEKLNRNGGSISIGHPFGMTGSRMVGTLANEMLRSKARYGVVTMCVGGGQGAAGLFEACN, from the coding sequence ATGCGTGAAGCCGTCATCGTCGCCAGCTCCCGCACGCCGCTGGCCAAGTCGTTCCGCGGCTCGTTCAACCTGACGCGGCCCGACGACCTCGCGGCCCACTGCATCAAGGACGTCCTCGGCAAGGTGCCGCAGCTCGACTCGAAGGAGGTCGAGGACGTGATCCTCGGCTGCGGGCAGCCGCACGGCACCCAGGGCCACAACATCGCGCGGGTCGCCGCGGTGCGCTCGGGCCTGCCCGTGACGGTCGGCGGCCTCACGCTGAATCGCTTCTGCTCCTCGGGGCTCCAGGCGATCGCGATCGCCGCGAACTACGTCCTGAACGACGGCGCCGACGTCATGTTCGGCGGCGGCGTCGAGTCCATCACGATGATGCAGCGGGACACGAGCCCGAACCCGTGGGTGAAGGAGCACATCCCCGGGATCTACATGGTCATGGGCGACACGGCCGAGGTCGTCGCCAAGCGCTACAAGGTCGGCCGCGAGGCCCAGGACCGCTACGCGCTCCTCTCCCAGCAGCGCACGGCGCGCGCGCAGCAGGAGGGCTTTTTCAAGGAAGAGCTGGCGCCGGTGCACGTGACACGCGGCATCCTCGACAAGAAGACGGGCGAGGTCGCCGGCCAGGAGCCGTACTACGTCGAGAAGGACGAGTGCAATCGCGCCGACACGACGCTCGAGGGCCTCATGGCGCTGCCGCCGCACTTCGACAAGGAGAGCGGCCAGGGGACGGTGACGGCCGGCAATTCCTCGCAGCTCTCCGACGGCGCCTCGGCCACGCTCGTCATGTCGATGGACCGCGCGAAGGCGCTCGGCATCAGGCCGAAGCTCGTCTTCCGCGGCTTCGCCGTCGCCGGCTGCGAGCCCGACGAGATGGGCATCGGCCCGGTCTTCGCGGTGCCGAAGCTCCTCGGGCGCCACGGCCTCAAGGTCTCGGACATCGACGTGTGGGAGCTGAACGAGGCGTTCGCGTCGCAGGTGGTCTACTGTCGCGACCGGCTCGGCCTCGACCCCGAGAAGCTCAACCGGAACGGCGGCTCGATCTCGATCGGCCATCCGTTCGGCATGACCGGCTCGCGCATGGTCGGCACGCTCGCCAACGAGATGCTGCGGAGCAAGGCGCGCTACGGAGTCGTGACCATGTGCGTCGGCGGCGGCCAGGGGGCGGCCGGGCTCTTCGAGGCCTGCAACTGA
- a CDS encoding RidA family protein: MSVKRHGVGPRLSQAVVHDNTVYLAGMVAGDPSADARGQTEQILKKIDETLAAVGSGKSKLLSATVYVANMGIYSDMNAAWDAWVDRANTPARATVEARLASPKYLVEIMCVAAL, from the coding sequence ATGAGCGTCAAGCGCCACGGCGTCGGGCCCCGGCTCTCTCAGGCGGTCGTCCACGACAACACCGTCTATCTCGCCGGCATGGTGGCCGGCGACCCCTCCGCGGACGCGAGAGGCCAGACCGAGCAGATCTTGAAGAAGATCGACGAGACCCTCGCGGCGGTCGGGAGCGGGAAGTCGAAGCTCCTCTCCGCCACGGTGTACGTCGCCAACATGGGCATCTACAGCGACATGAACGCCGCGTGGGACGCCTGGGTGGACAGGGCCAACACGCCGGCGCGGGCTACGGTCGAGGCGCGCCTCGCGTCGCCGAAATATCTGGTCGAGATCATGTGCGTCGCGGCCCTCTAG
- a CDS encoding (2Fe-2S)-binding protein: MAKFALTVNGRRATVEADPDTPLLYVLRNDLGLHAAKFGCGLGQCGACTVLVGGRATRSCVIPVKAIAAQPVTTLEGLGSPARPHPLQAAFIDEQAAQCGYCIGGMVMAAKALLDRRPRPTEDQVKSALAGNLCRCGTHVRIVRAVLRASKAPRTA; the protein is encoded by the coding sequence ATGGCGAAATTCGCGCTCACCGTCAACGGCCGCCGCGCGACCGTCGAGGCCGATCCGGACACGCCGCTGCTCTACGTGCTCCGGAACGACCTCGGCCTGCACGCGGCGAAGTTCGGCTGCGGCCTCGGGCAGTGCGGCGCGTGCACGGTCCTCGTCGGCGGCCGCGCGACGCGATCTTGCGTGATACCCGTGAAGGCGATCGCGGCGCAGCCGGTCACGACGCTCGAGGGGCTCGGCTCGCCGGCGCGACCCCATCCGCTGCAGGCCGCGTTCATCGACGAGCAGGCGGCGCAGTGCGGGTACTGCATCGGCGGCATGGTGATGGCCGCCAAGGCGCTGCTCGACCGCCGGCCCCGTCCGACGGAGGACCAGGTGAAATCCGCGCTGGCCGGAAATCTCTGCCGGTGCGGCACGCACGTCCGCATCGTACGCGCCGTCCTGCGCGCGTCGAAGGCGCCTCGAACGGCGTAG
- a CDS encoding molybdopterin cofactor-binding domain-containing protein — protein sequence MRERASMGGALSRRELLKAGGALVVSLALDPLAPRAGAAAAPDADRLLGKPLASDAVDAFLSVNADGTVTVFSGKVDLGTGARIAWRQMAAEELDVPVDAIELIEGDTALTPDQGSTAGSQGITRGGVEIRRAAATARQALVRRASERLGHPVEALEVVDGVVRPRAGGPGVGYADLVGGQRFELKVDAKAPIKKPAEYRFVGKPLPRPDVPAKVTGRHRYVHDLTLPGMLHARVVRPPAVRATLETVDEGSIASIPGARVVRIESFLAVVAESEWSAVRAARRLKATWSTTPTLPAQAALFDELRRGPFVREETTVNRGDAGEGFGRGRRALAATYEWPMQTHGSMGPSCAVADVKPDRATIWTASQATHRFQGAYARILGLPRDRVRLIYLDGAGCYGMNGHDDAACDAALLSKTLGRPVRVQWSREDEHGWDPKGPPQLLDIRGALDAQGEVVAWQTDAWLPLATAGLPNIPLLAPQAAGIEQPLGLSAGLIFQNIDPPYDFPNVRGVVHWLRDAPLRPSNVRAPGKPANSFAVESFVDELAAASGQDALAFRLTHLARPRGVEVLKRVGARMAWTARPSPRRVDAGARVLTGRGVAYVHYKHAENHVAIGMEVAVEPATGRVRVTRIVCAHDCGLMINPDCVRSQIEGCILQTLSRTLFEEVTFDRLRVTSVDWARYPILTFPDVPALEIELVERPDDPPTGAGEASCTPVPAALANAIFDATGARLRSVPLTPAKLKAALARA from the coding sequence GTGAGGGAACGCGCTAGCATGGGTGGGGCACTCTCCCGGCGTGAGCTCCTGAAGGCCGGAGGGGCGCTCGTCGTCTCCCTCGCTCTCGACCCCCTGGCGCCGCGAGCCGGCGCCGCGGCCGCGCCGGACGCCGATCGCCTGTTGGGTAAGCCGCTCGCGAGCGACGCCGTCGACGCCTTCCTCTCGGTGAACGCCGACGGCACCGTCACGGTGTTCTCGGGCAAGGTCGATCTGGGCACGGGGGCGCGCATCGCCTGGCGGCAGATGGCGGCCGAGGAGCTCGACGTGCCGGTCGACGCGATCGAGCTGATCGAGGGCGACACCGCGCTCACGCCCGACCAGGGATCGACAGCCGGCAGCCAGGGGATCACGCGCGGCGGCGTCGAGATCCGGCGGGCCGCCGCGACCGCCCGCCAGGCGCTCGTGCGACGGGCGTCCGAGCGGCTCGGGCATCCCGTCGAGGCGCTGGAGGTGGTCGACGGAGTCGTGCGCCCGCGGGCGGGCGGCCCGGGCGTCGGCTACGCCGACCTCGTCGGCGGGCAGCGCTTCGAGCTGAAGGTCGACGCGAAGGCGCCGATCAAGAAGCCGGCGGAGTACCGCTTCGTCGGCAAGCCGCTCCCGCGCCCCGACGTTCCCGCAAAGGTCACGGGCCGCCATCGCTACGTGCACGACCTGACGCTGCCGGGGATGCTCCACGCGCGGGTCGTCCGGCCCCCGGCCGTGCGCGCCACGCTCGAGACCGTGGACGAGGGGTCGATCGCGTCGATCCCCGGCGCGCGCGTGGTGCGGATCGAGAGCTTCCTGGCCGTCGTCGCCGAGTCGGAGTGGAGCGCGGTCCGCGCGGCGCGCCGGCTCAAGGCCACGTGGTCGACCACGCCGACGCTCCCCGCGCAGGCGGCGCTCTTCGACGAGCTGCGACGCGGGCCCTTCGTGCGCGAGGAGACCACGGTCAACCGGGGGGACGCCGGCGAGGGGTTCGGCCGCGGGCGGCGCGCGCTCGCCGCGACGTACGAGTGGCCGATGCAGACGCACGGCTCGATGGGGCCGTCGTGCGCGGTCGCCGACGTGAAGCCGGATCGCGCGACCATCTGGACCGCGTCCCAGGCGACGCACCGGTTCCAGGGCGCGTACGCGCGCATCCTGGGGCTGCCGCGCGACCGGGTGCGCCTGATCTATCTCGACGGCGCGGGCTGCTACGGGATGAACGGCCACGACGACGCCGCGTGCGACGCCGCGCTGCTCTCCAAGACCCTCGGCCGCCCCGTCCGCGTGCAGTGGAGCCGGGAGGACGAGCACGGCTGGGACCCGAAGGGCCCGCCGCAGCTCCTCGATATCCGCGGCGCGCTCGACGCGCAGGGCGAGGTGGTCGCGTGGCAGACGGATGCGTGGCTGCCGCTCGCCACGGCGGGCCTTCCCAACATCCCGCTGCTGGCCCCGCAGGCGGCTGGCATCGAGCAGCCGCTCGGGCTGTCGGCGGGGCTGATCTTCCAGAACATCGATCCGCCGTACGACTTCCCGAACGTCCGCGGCGTCGTGCACTGGCTCCGTGACGCGCCGCTTCGGCCGTCGAACGTCCGGGCGCCCGGGAAGCCCGCCAACAGCTTCGCCGTCGAGTCGTTCGTCGACGAGCTGGCCGCGGCGTCCGGGCAGGACGCGCTCGCGTTCCGCCTGACGCATCTCGCGCGTCCGCGTGGCGTCGAAGTCCTCAAGCGCGTCGGGGCGCGCATGGCCTGGACCGCGCGGCCGTCACCGCGCCGCGTGGATGCGGGCGCGCGCGTCCTCACGGGCCGCGGCGTCGCCTACGTCCATTACAAGCACGCCGAGAACCACGTGGCGATCGGCATGGAGGTGGCGGTGGAGCCGGCGACGGGCCGGGTGCGCGTCACGCGCATCGTGTGCGCGCACGACTGCGGCCTGATGATCAACCCCGACTGCGTGCGGAGCCAGATCGAGGGCTGCATCCTCCAGACGCTCAGCCGCACGCTGTTCGAGGAAGTCACGTTCGACCGGCTCCGGGTGACCAGCGTGGACTGGGCACGCTACCCGATCCTCACGTTCCCCGACGTGCCGGCGCTCGAGATCGAGCTCGTCGAGCGTCCGGACGACCCGCCCACCGGCGCCGGCGAGGCGTCGTGCACGCCGGTGCCCGCGGCCCTGGCGAACGCGATCTTCGACGCGACCGGCGCGCGGCTGCGGAGCGTGCCGCTCACGCCGGCCAAGCTGAAAGCGGCGCTCGCGCGCGCCTGA